The Melanotaenia boesemani isolate fMelBoe1 chromosome 17, fMelBoe1.pri, whole genome shotgun sequence genome segment CACTCAGTATTCACACTCCAGTCTTTACAGTCCTTCAAATCCTATCTAAAAACTTACTTTTTAATCTTGGCCTTTAAGTCAGGCTCAGTTTGAGTAACATTAGgtttagtgttttttgttttaatttgttatatttgtttgcttttatgtttcattttattgcatcttgtctttttacattaatttgaaaagcactttattgttttaaatgtacaatagaaataaatttgacATTGACATCAGGATGCGAACAGCTGTGTGTGTAGCAGCACTTTTTAACTCCTCCAAACATTCAAATATGGATTTTTCTTACCATTTAAATGTAACACAGCAGTTGTTTTCTGGCTGTTTCATAGAATCTGGGAAAATTTTGCTCCTTTGTGTCTCCATGTTTCCATGTACACTGATCAATAGATGCAGTTCTTGTGATTATTTCAGCTGTTGCTGTGAGACTGTTCAGCTTATGTTGGCAGCTTTTAACCCTTTTATGCTGTATGCTTCATATTTGGTAatgtttctgagaccttttgcatcattttatggtaaaaactttgctcaaaactctgttgaacacaatcagattcttgtcttctgccccctaaaGGATTCCTTTTTCCACTATAACAATTTTGACATCGCACAgtattaaatggtaaaaatacaaaaattattcATGTTAATTATAAATGTCTAGACATTTTTTCTCGAGTTgggttttaaagggttaaacctCCTATGATGCACTAATAGAAACAGGATATCACATAATAAACTTCATTATGGGACTTTTTTGTAATTGAAGTTGCTAATTTCTGTGTGTAATTTTGTCTGAAAGCTTTGCAAACATAGCGTCAAGAGAACGAGGACACGTGCAACCTGCTCGGTTTGCAGGCTGTGCTCAAGGTCACGCTCATGTCCATCACGGCAAAAACAGGCTGTTGGGTCAGTAAAGATTCATGTGTATCCCACCCTTTAATAAACCACCTGCCCTGACAACACTGGGGGAGCAGGGAGGTGTGCTGCTGTTAAATCTGCagaagatgttttgttttaatgtgactGCATGttgttgagtgtgtgtggaaAATCTCAGTGTGTGGGGCTGAAGCTGACAGGAAACACCCCATCCTGCCTTTCAGTGGTAAAATGAGTGAACTCCTCACTTGAAGCCGGAGTCAACTTtggttttctttgctttcaAGCATCACTGACTGGTTGTGCGGGTAATAGTGAATGTCTGTTTCCTGACATCATCTAGCAAAGCTTCTAGATCCCTTGAGGCCATCTGGAGCCACCAACATGTTTTTAGCTTTGAGAATCAGAAAGTCTGCGCTGCTGTGAGTTGCAATATCTCTGAAGTGGGAAAAGTGTTTGCGCACAGTCACATTCTGTTGACTCAGACACCTTACATAATGTGGGCTGGTTTCAGATGTGATAACAGGTGCATGATGGGAGTCCTTATCTGTTGCCGTTTGTGCTTTACAACGTCCGGGATCAAAGACTACGCATCACTGGCTCTGATGTGTGCTTACATCGTTAGGTGCAGCAGCATGGCTTTGAAAAGGTCAGCAGGCACTCAGGAAACAGAATTCCCACTTAAGAGACTCCATTAAGCAACACTTTTAAGGTCTTTAAGCCTCGACTGACCTGCAGAATTGTCACTGTGTCCATCAAACAAACTTCAGGCGTCACTAAAGTTCACCTTCCTGTACCCACAGGGGTCTGGGAACATCATCTTCTGCTCCGACAACAGCTCGTCGGTGACAGTCAGCTCCTCCAGCTCAGTGGTGAGGTGATCAGTGCTTTCCACCAGAGAAGTGTCCTTGACGGCGCTGTAGGTGAGGGCCACGCTGTAGGCGGCGGGCTTATCTGAACCCTTCCTTCCACAGCGGCAGATCTTACGGAAAGCGGCGCGAAACTTCTGAGACATGGCGTTGTAGATGACCGGGTTGATGGCACTGTTGAGGTAGATGCAGATCCTACAGAAAAGCAAGAACCAGTTGTCCAGATAGGCCCGTTCCAGGAAGGAGTTCACCACCACCAGAGTGCGGTACGGCATCCAGAGCATGGCGAAGAGGATCACCACCACTGCCAGCATCTTAGTCACCTACCGAGGGAGGGGGGTTGGGGGGGAGGCAAGAGAGATGAGGTGATAAAACTCTCTGTGGAAACAGGATCGATTTAATCAATATTCCTAATCTGAACAAATAAGATCATGATGTGCAAGTCGTGGTACCAAGGAACAGTtgaaatatttgctttttaatttcattttctgaTAAATATCCAGACAAAGAAAACTGTTTGTTTCCAGTATCTGACCAGAGAGCTGAGATTACTGAGGTGAGGTGGCTGACTGGatacaaatataaagaattcacatcaaaagaaagcagaaataaacattccCTGGCAGACTATTTTCTAAACCAATAAAAGTAGCACTACCTTTATATTTATaagtgttttttactttttttgttgccagaaagacttttattttgcacatttctgaagccCTCTACCTCATCAGCATGAAGGTTTCAAACCTACGCTCTCTGGCCGCTGTCAGGGGGTCGAGGTGGACTGAGTTTTCAATGGAGGGTTGTGCACGGGGCCATAGCCACTAACAGGTACCTGGCACACCTTGATCCGAACACGGGGCCTGGGTGTCCATTTTGTTTCCAGTTAGAAACGGTTCACCATCTCTTTGTTCAGTGTTCACGGCTGATGGGTTTGTTTGAGCTTTTGAGGGGTTTGGAGAACAGTTTTCtttcagttattttgtttttgagcCTCAGTACTCAGCGTGTAAAAAATCTGTTCACTcactgttaaatttaattttcgGTGAGGCTAAGTTAGCCATTTAGAAGATCAGAAGGGACAGAATCAAAGGTCAAGGGTCAGAGGAGGATCTCCTGGTCTTCACCAGGTTACTGGCAGCTCGGCTCAGGCTGGAATTTGATTTCTTTAATCTCACAAACAGGTTGGAGCCTTTGTGTAGCCTGAAATAAAGGACCTTTTAAAACTCAAaaaactctttctttctttaccaTTTAGTGGTTTTTTCATTCTTCTGTTTTGTGGAATCTTGTATGttgaaatgttgttttctgAAACAGTTTTTGGGGtttcttgttgtgttttttactcttttgagctttttttttcattgtttagtccctttttttttttttagattgggCACTGTTAAAACTACTCTGTGACAGATaagacatttacattttgtcaGGTAAAATGTactaaatcaaatatttaaatagaaaaccAGTAATTTATGGGTAATTTACTTTTATCCATCACATAAATTCAGTGATATAGTTTAAATAAGTGAAACAAATGAAAGTATTGGCTATTTATTAGCAAGAGTAGTGGCCAAAGGGGTGGCCTGGAGCTGGTATGGGCCGCCTCTACAATCTGATTGAACCCCTCAGGTGCCACCCCAATAAAATTCTAAGAAAAATTCAATGTAAAGGGATGTTTACTTGGGTAAACCTCAGATGCCAAGTGTAAGTAAATGCAGCATATGTAGTTCTACATGATGTTCTACATCAACACTAACATGCTCTTGATTATAGTGCAGCATTTATTCAGCAGCATTTTACAACTGCATACACGCATGATATTTTCTGTCCAAAATGTTTGATGAAGAGGatctaaaagtaataaaatgacCAGATGGGATGACTGAAggtaacccttaaaactctggttctttgctttttttatgtaaaaccattttatgtaaaactccATGCAGAAATGGAATCATTTTaaccccagtcagcatcagacatgatgtttccaggctcagctgtcagattgtgaggctaaaatgatgtaaaatgaatgtatcaatagatattgCAGCATAAAGGcagaaccagaagaagaaacaggatttattactaacagaactttgtaggaATAACTCAAGCCATCGagaagcattatttttcttcttttcacacacacatagaactttctgctcactggttgatctttggctgctcctgattggacgttaccgtcaatctaagctctctgattggtggaaagtctgacaggaagtggcttaaTCATCAtctccaggtctaaatagaggtctcttagcaacatagtagtgatggtgatgtttttatgatgaattgtgataaataatgatgttatcatggatcattgtggatttaccagatagagtctctgaataaaattacatttagtggctggattgtaaacctcctggatgggatagaaatgcccGCAAAAATTAATTAGATCAGCTAAGATAGATCAATGCCATCTAGTGTAGTTTTAAGGGCTCTAAACAACCAAGAAAGCTGAGGAAACTGTTGTGATTTGGCTCAAAGGAAATCTTTCTTATTATCAATTATACATGTTTATACAGCAGTGATTAAAACTTACAAtacatccccccccccccccccccccccccccaaaaaaaaaaaaaaaaacacaagatgcaTCATTTACATGAGCCACCTTCTTCTCAGTGACATATCTGGGCATTGTGGTCAGGCCCCTATCAAGAATATTCTAGACTCGGCCCTGTTCCTTTGACAGTAGCTACTTTTCATGTTATaaagtttttcctttcttttctgtgtAATAAAGCTCAGTGTGATGAATAACAACGGTCTGATCGTGTCATCTTCCTGTCAGCTCACCTGTCTGCGGGATGTGGCGGTGGAGCTGGAGTGACGGGAGTTTTTGCAGCTCGTGCTCTTGTTCATGGCGTGGTTGTTGACTCcgttcttcttcttgtctttgGGGTCAGAAGGCAGCGGGTTTAGGAAGAGGATCCGGGCGATGAGTCCGTACAGAATCGCGGAGAGCAGCAGAGGCAGCACGAAGAAGACGCCGAAGTCAAAGAAATAAATGGGCAAATAAAACTTGCGGGGAACTCTGTAGCCGcaggtggtgatggtgatgttgtCGTACACCAGGTCCTGGATGTCTGACAGATAGAACCACATCACGCAGTACATGGAGGTGAAAGCCCAAACGAACAAAATTATCTTCTTCGCTCTGGACAAAGTGCACAGAAACTGGGCtttgatggggtggcagatggCGATGTATCTCTCTATGGTGAAAGCTGTGATGGAGCAGGAGGAGGCGTTGATCCCGAGGTACTGGAAGTAGGTGATGCACAAGCAGCCGTAGTGGCCGAACACCCAGGTTCCAAAGATGCTGTCGGTGATGGCGGGCAGACCAGCCGCTGTCAGAACCATCAGGTCCGCCACAGCCAAGCTGACCAGGTAGCAGTTCGTGGGAGTCCTCATATGTTTAGTGGTGAGCACCACCAGGATGACCATAACGTTGCCAACGATTCCTAACGCACAAATCACGAGAAGAAGCAAGCTGCTTATCACCTTGTACTGGAGGCTGTAGTCCACCCAAGTCCCCAAAGTTTGGTTTCGTTCCGCAGAAGATGTGAAATttaacatcttttctttttgaatttCGGCTAAACAACCAAATTCAGCAGCGCGTGTCCTGACGCACCTGACCAGCTTTACGCGCAACAGAAGCGAGCAGTCCAGCAGCTTTACGCAGATGGGAACGTGCGTCCCGAGCTGAAATCAGCGTGAAACTGAAGGTAGTGAACGGTTGAGCGTAAAAAAAACCCCGTAGTGACGGACAGCCGCTCGGACCCGGCGGAAATTCCGCGGACGTGCTGTGCGTAAAATGTGCCTCGTTCCTGTCAGAACAAACTGTGTCTGTCGAGCAGATGGCGGGTTGCTTTTTGAGCCGTCCTCCTGGCTCGAGCTCTCCTTTACGCATGCGAGAGGATTAGCCCATCATTTTGGTTTGCAGACCTCCCCCTATCAACAGAAGCAGCTGCTCAAACGCCAAAATGCGGCGCGCGCTTTCTGTTTCAAATGAGCTTCTGAAATGTCAGCAGACGccacacagctgctgcaaaatggaacaaactgcagtCACAGTGAGATGGAATTAATCATGTTTACCCGGTGTGGTGCATGTTGCTGTGAAGCATGGCCGTTCTGGAAATGATTTCTTTAGTGATGCATTTGCAAAAATTAACTTAAATATGAGCCTATTTCAGTGAGGTGAACATTCTGATTGGTTTATACCTGATGAACTTATGTATGGAATATCTAGTCCAACATCAGAGAAGCTAACAGGAAACTTGATCATAGTGAAGCTAGACCTTTCCATCAACACTcagataaatgtttttctttgtaattccaatctgaattaaattaatttatcctGAAAACACTCAGatgagttaaaaataaacaacaaaaaaactggttaaaattaaaaaggttTACTGAAAAGTGAAAGATTGTGTAACaatgcacatccatgatgagaatctcccgttccaccacatcccaaagctgctctactggactgagatctggtggctgtggaggccgttggagtccagagaactcattgtcatgttctagaaagcaggtggagatgatctgagctttgtgacatggtgcattatcctgctggaagtagcatcagatgctgtgctggttaaaccagaccacgttggtactaaggggcccaaagtgggccaagaaaacctccccccaccattacaccagcagcagcctgaagcgttgatccaaggcaggatggatccatgttttcatgatgtttccagcagattctgagccgagcatctgaatgtggagctgaaatggagactcatcagaccaacaacgtttctccatcttctattgtccagtgttggtgagtgtgtgtgaattgtagcctcagtttcctgttcttaactggcaggaggcacccggtgtgtcttctgctgcatcctggtccagacaactgctgctctggatattttctcttcttcagaccatctctggaaaccctggagatggttgtgggtgaaaatcccagtaaatactcagaccaacaaccatgccacgttcaaagtctcttaaatcccctttctttctcattctgatgctcagtttgaacttcaggaagtcgtcttcaccacgtctacatgactacatgctgccgtgtgattggctggttggatatttgtgttaacaggaagttgatCAGGTGAAGCTGATGAAATGCATGGTGGATGCACATATTAAATCAATGCTTTGTGTGGCttgaaaatgatgatgatgttcgCATCACTTCACTGCAAAATGACTattgatggaaaatattttttcttttcagatttgtttagttttccttCCTACTTGCCAGTTTAGCTGCAGCAGTTTAAGAAAAGCAGTCACAAACTTTgacctctcctcctctgtgtttaACTACAGCTCATGGAAACTTCTGGTGGagattttcttcctggttctggttctgatgaagtttttccttcctggttctggttctgatggagatttttcttcctggttctggttctgtggaagtttttccttcctggttctggtggagatttttcttcctggttctgatggagttttcccttcctggttctggttctgatggagatttttcttcctggttctggttctgatgaagtttttccttcctggttctggtggagatttttcttcctggttctgatgaagtttttccttcctggttctggttctgatggagatttttcttcctggttctggttctgatgaagtttttccttcctgattctggtggagatttttcttcctggttctgatggagttttcccttcctggttctggttctgatggagatttttcttcctggttctgatgaagtttttccttcctggttctggtggagatttttcttcctggttctgatgaagtttttccttcctggttctggttctgatggagatttttcttcctggttctggttctgatgaagtttttccttcctggttctggtggagatttttcttcctggttctgatgaagtttttctttcctggttctggttctgatggagatttttcttcctggttctggttctgatgaagtttttccttcctggttctggtggagatttttcttcctggttctgatggagttttcccttcctggttctggttctgatggagatttttcttcctggttctggttctgatgaagtttttccttcctggttctggtggagatttttcttcctggttctgatgaagtttttccttcctggttctggttctgatggagatttttcttcctggttctggttctgatgaagtttttccttcctggttctggtggagatttttcttcctggttctgatggagttttcccttcctggttctggttctgatggagatttttcttcctggttctggttctgatgaagttttcccttcctggttctggttctggtggagattttcttcctggttctaatggagttttcccttcctggttctggttctgatggagatttttccttcctggttctggttctgatgaagttttcccttcctggttctggttctgatggagatttttcttcctggttctggttctgatgaagtttcccttcctggttctggttctggtggagattttcttcctggttctgatggagttttcccttcctggttctggttctgatggagatttttccttcctggttctggttctgatggagttttcccttcctggttctggttctgatggagatttttccttcctggttctggttctgatgaagttttcccttcctggttctgatggagatttttcttcctggttctgcttctgatggagttttcccttcctggttctggttctggtggagattttcttcctggttctgatggagttttcccttcctggttctggttctgatggagtttttccttcctggttctggtggagatttttcttcctggttctgatggagttttcccttcctggttctggttctgatggagatttttcttcctggttctggttctgatgaagttttcccttcctggttctggttctggtggagattttctttctggttctgatggagttttcccttcctggttctggttctgatggagatttttccttcctggttctggttctgatgaagttttcccttcctggttctggttctggtcgagattttctttctggttctgatggagttttcccttcctggttctggttctgatgaagtttttccttcctggttctggttctgatgaagtttttccttcctggttctggttctgatggagatttttcttcctggttctggttctgatgaagtttttccgtcctggttctggttctgatggagttttttcttcctggttctggttctgatggagttttttcttcctggttctggttctgatggaggtttcctctCCACTGCCACCTTGTTtaggatggaggactgaatcaaagaTTAGCTTTAATCCATTCTAATTTGGCTTTGCATAAACACAGTTATTGTGAACTGGATTTATGTGGATTATGTTGTCAATCTGATTGAGTTATAATCAGATTGGACTGGTGCTACtggtgctacacaaataaatatcCCAGCTGTGCCTTCATCACCTCTGAGATACTGATGGCGAGAGATTATTGACTGGGATTTAGGATTAATTTCTTCCTTTAGAATGAAAGTGAGGACTTATTCCCCTTTATGTCCAATTTTTGCACCAGTAAAGCATCGGAGTCCATGTTACTGGCATCTATACTACAACTGTTTAATGAATCTTGTTTAGTTTACGGACATATGGATGGTTAAGCTGCTCATATACAGTTCACACTTTCTGCTGCACTGATTTAACCTGGATCTTCACCAACTGAGAAGCCAATTCCGTAaattttctttatgttaaaGACAGAAGAAAGACAAATAAAGGCAAtctgaaatgaacaaaaagatATGCAGTGACCTGTAGTTGCTTCTCTGCACAACACTGTGGAGGAGGGAAACTCTCCTCCACACCAACTGTGCAGAAACTGGGCTGAGAATGGTGCTGATGCTGCCAACTCCTGCTTTATTTACTCGCTTGTGCTTCCAGCTCTGAGGCTGCCAGCCCTCCATCCTCAGCAACAGGTTGAGCTGGACGGCAGGGAGTTGCATAATGTCGCCCCCTCTCCTCCAGCGATTGCCATCATCTCCCAGAAAAGAAgaattttgtcttgttttaatgAGTTTTAGGCATCTCAACACATTGTAGTAAGATGTTCTTTGCAGGTCTGACATGGTGAAAGTGtaatttcttctgtttttaaccCATCATAACCAGGAGTAACATACATGCTTTTACAGAaagtaatttatatatttagagatactgataaatgaaacattaaaagttcAACCTTACAAATGACATGTTTTTCGTTTCTTGGGAGAGTTTTCAGAAAACATTCAGCTGTCTTCAAATAAAGCATTAGATGTGAATGGGTTAGTGTTCGGTCAAAATAAAGAGACTATCTGTCAAATCCACTTTATATGCAATTAATTTATTCGCACATGATCACATCTGAGCTGACTTGATTACATCACTGAAATCCTGCAGGAATGGAGCGATAGCAGCCACAGAAAAGAAGGGGAAGAGTTCTACTGCCATCTGGAGGATGAATCCGATAGACACAGTTTCACTTGAATTATCAGTAAATATCAAGAGAAGGTCTGAAGTGTCGGATCTGCGACCGTATGGAGACACTGTCAGGATTATGTCCCTGAACCAGATGATGTTCCAGATGTGCCAAAGTCATGATGAAACTTTCTTCACTTTGCTCCAACACAGGAAACAGCTGCAACAGCTGAAAACAAGCAACTGGTTTCAGGGGcagatttaatcatttaattaaatcaaatcaaactttatttatata includes the following:
- the trhrb gene encoding thyrotropin-releasing hormone receptor b, which encodes MLNFTSSAERNQTLGTWVDYSLQYKVISSLLLLVICALGIVGNVMVILVVLTTKHMRTPTNCYLVSLAVADLMVLTAAGLPAITDSIFGTWVFGHYGCLCITYFQYLGINASSCSITAFTIERYIAICHPIKAQFLCTLSRAKKIILFVWAFTSMYCVMWFYLSDIQDLVYDNITITTCGYRVPRKFYLPIYFFDFGVFFVLPLLLSAILYGLIARILFLNPLPSDPKDKKKNGVNNHAMNKSTSCKNSRHSSSTATSRRQVTKMLAVVVILFAMLWMPYRTLVVVNSFLERAYLDNWFLLFCRICIYLNSAINPVIYNAMSQKFRAAFRKICRCGRKGSDKPAAYSVALTYSAVKDTSLVESTDHLTTELEELTVTDELLSEQKMMFPDPCGYRKVNFSDA